The Lineus longissimus chromosome 2, tnLinLong1.2, whole genome shotgun sequence genome window below encodes:
- the LOC135483257 gene encoding coiled-coil domain-containing protein 124-like isoform X1 encodes MPKKFVGENSKAAVARARKNAKAEEEKERKQKEEDDAYWKDDDKHVMRKQNRKDDREKKKQEQQEKKLELKKLHDEEMESIKTKQAAPTKMTRAQIEAERERQAAFAAASKKEDVPLNEQPLEENINRLETDGTEARSVVEAIQVLSVKDNTSEVDLHPEKRVKAAYAAFEERNLPQLKAENPNLRLSQLKQMIRKDWMKSPENPLNQRLQEFNHKR; translated from the exons ATGCCAAAGAAATTTGTTGGGGAAAACTCCAAGGCTGCAGTAGCCCGCGCAAGGAAGAATGCtaaagctgaagaagaaaaagaacgcAAACAGAAGGAAGAAGACGATGCCTATTGGAAAGATGATGATAAACATGTCATGAGGAAACAAAATAGGAAG GATGACCGAGAGAAGAAGAAACAAGAGCAACAAGAAAAGAAGTTGGAGCTGAAGAAACTTCATGATGAGGAGATGGAGAGTATCAAAACCAAGCAGGCAGCACCAACCAAAATGACACGTGCTCAGATTGAAGCTGAAAGGGAGAGACAAGCTGCAT TTGCAGCAGCGAGCAAGAAGGAGGATGTTCCATTGAATGAACAGCCATTGGAAGAGAATATCAATCGCTTGGAGACCGATGGCACGGAGGCAAGATCTGTTGTGGAAGCAATTCAAGTTCTAAG CGTGAAAGACAATACAAGTGAGGTGGACCTCCATCCAGAGAAGAGAGTTAAAGCAGCCTATGCTGCATTTGAGGAACGAAATCTTCCACAATTGAAGGCCGAAAATCCCAATCTAAGACTTTCGCAACTCAAGCAAATGATACGCAAAGATTGGATGAAATCTCCTGAGAATCCGCTGAATCAGCGCCTTCAGGAATTCAATCATAAAAGATAA